The Geotrypetes seraphini chromosome 8, aGeoSer1.1, whole genome shotgun sequence genome includes a region encoding these proteins:
- the GDF15 gene encoding growth/differentiation factor 15 has product MLRSRPSAGCAAATSLLLLLLLLTGAELRSSGDSAAGMQLEAVKSGILHRLGLRSPPVIQQRPSQEEIRQMYRLYEKTLTELRGNVSHGESRRRRHLLIPQMKLGKKAVRIGGSPEMHHQRLKLVFSRTKTLHQKLHVLQAELRLFKKVLGVLSQSDTRLNSVVHPVVNIYKTEDFSHVNGHLEHQLLDSKPFSEETLTFNLQFAIQKWVASSEKTLHLELDFVLEIPPNLPEKWEGINPVILEVETQRGGGSRARKARAVLPNEEDCKNSETNCCRKSLRVSFEEIGWSDWVMAPKSYTMYFCDGSCPHNYKPASMHAQIKARMHNLSNGATPAPCCVPANYGSMVLMHYNSVGKLILTPFEDMIVQKCHCA; this is encoded by the exons ATGCTGCGCTCGCGCCCCTCTGCCGGATGTGCTGCTGCCacttccctgctgctgctgctgctcctcctcACGGGGGCAGAGCTGAGGTCCTCGGGCGACTCGGCGGCAGGGATGCAGCTGGAGGCTGTGAAAAGTGGCATCCTCCACCGGCTGGGGCTGCGCAGCCCCCCTGTCATTCAGCAGAGGCCGAGCCAGGAAGAGATCCGCCAAATGTACCGGCTGTACGAGAAGACCTTAACCGAACTGAGGGGGAACGTGAGCCACGGAGAGTCTCGGAGGAGGCGTCACCTCCTGATCCCGCAAA TGAAACTTGGGAAAAAAGCAGTAAGGATAGGTGGATCCCCAGAGATGCACCACCAGAGACTTAAGCTTGTGTTTTCCAGGACTAAAACTTTGCACCAAAAGCTTCATGTTCTCCAGGCTGAGCTCAGACTCTTTAAGAAAGTTCTTGGTGTGCTTAGCCAAAGTGACACCAGACTGAACTCAGTAGTGCACCCAGTGGTCAATATTTATAAGACAGAGGACTTCAGCCATGTAAATGGACATCTTGAACATCAACTACTAGATTCTAAGCCATTCAGTGAAGAGACTTTGACCTTTAATTTACAATTTGCCATTCAAAAATGGGTGGCCAGTTCAGAAAAGACTCTACATCTGGAACTGGACTTTGTTTTGGAGATCCCTCCAAACCTTCCTGAAAAATGGGAGGGTATCAACCCTGTAATCCTGGAAGTAGAAACCCAGAGAGGTGGTGGCTCCAGGGCAAGGAAAGCCAGAGCTGTCCTCCCAAATGAGGAAGACTGCAAGAACAGTGAGACAAACTGCTGCCGTAAATCACTCAGAGTGTCTTTCGAAGAGATTGGCTGGTCAGATTGGGTGATGGCACCCAAGAGCTACACCATGTACTTCTGTGATGGATCAtgtccccacaactacaaacctGCGAGTATGCATGCACAGATTAAAGCCCGAATGCATAACCTGTCCAATGGGGCCACTCCAGCTCCCTGCTGCGTTCCTGCCAATTATGGGTCAATGGTGTTGATGCACTACAACAGTGTAGGCAAACTCATCTTGACTCCATTTGAGGACATGATTGTTCAAAAGTGCCACTGTGCATAG